In Rubrivirga marina, the following are encoded in one genomic region:
- a CDS encoding redoxin domain-containing protein, producing the protein MALSAGDAAPDFSLYDDATDEFSLAEAREDGPVVLLFFPGAFTSVCTTELNTVGNDYDRYTDLGAQVVGISTDSPFALAEFKSVNGFPFRLLSDHDGEVSAAYGAKYDNDFTPMGLDRISKRAAFVVRPDGTLAYTEVLENAGEQPDFDAILNALHGASE; encoded by the coding sequence ATGGCCCTCTCCGCCGGCGACGCCGCCCCCGATTTCTCGCTCTACGACGACGCCACTGACGAATTCTCTCTCGCCGAGGCGCGTGAGGACGGCCCGGTCGTCCTCCTGTTCTTCCCTGGCGCGTTCACCAGCGTCTGCACGACCGAGCTCAACACCGTCGGCAACGACTACGACCGGTACACCGACCTCGGCGCGCAGGTCGTCGGCATCTCGACGGACTCGCCGTTCGCCCTCGCCGAGTTCAAAAGCGTCAACGGCTTCCCGTTCCGGCTCCTCTCCGACCACGACGGCGAGGTCTCGGCCGCCTACGGCGCGAAGTATGACAACGATTTTACCCCGATGGGCCTCGACCGGATCTCGAAGCGCGCGGCGTTCGTGGTCCGGCCCGACGGGACGCTCGCCTACACCGAAGTCCTCGAGAACGCCGGCGAGCAGCCCGACTTCGACGCGATCCTCAACGCCCTCCATGGAGCCTCCGAGTGA
- a CDS encoding molybdenum cofactor biosynthesis protein MoaE, whose protein sequence is MEPPSDRDWWSALTEEPLDVGAVHAFLADERAGGTCVFVGTSRRWTDGAETDLLTYEAYPDMAEAELARLAVVAAERWDAVKVAVLHRTGAVPPPEASVAVGVACPHRAEAFEAARWLIDTLKESVPIWKTEHADRDA, encoded by the coding sequence ATGGAGCCTCCGAGTGACCGCGATTGGTGGTCGGCGCTGACCGAGGAGCCCCTCGACGTCGGCGCCGTCCACGCGTTTCTGGCCGACGAGCGTGCGGGTGGGACCTGCGTGTTCGTCGGCACCAGCCGGCGGTGGACCGATGGCGCCGAGACGGACCTTCTGACGTACGAGGCGTACCCCGATATGGCCGAGGCGGAGCTCGCCCGGCTCGCCGTCGTCGCAGCCGAGCGGTGGGACGCCGTGAAGGTCGCCGTCCTGCACCGGACGGGCGCCGTGCCGCCCCCCGAGGCCAGCGTCGCCGTCGGCGTCGCGTGCCCGCATCGGGCCGAGGCGTTCGAGGCCGCGCGCTGGCTCATCGACACCCTCAAGGAGTCCGTCCCCATCTGGAAGACCGAACACGCCGACCGTGATGCCTGA
- the pta gene encoding phosphate acetyltransferase, with protein sequence MPDRFSFSDLHDRARALKKRIALPEGEDPRTIRAAAWLAEHEVVRPLLIGREAQIRAEADRLGVSLPHSVPIVDPAQSERSQTYAQALFQKRKHKGLTYEQAGEWTQDVLYFGDLMVDAGDADGCVAGAAHPSPDVIRAAIHVLGVAEGSALVSSFFLMVLPDGRPLTYADCGVNADPSAEQLASIGLDAAANHRFLTGQEPVVAFLSFSTKGSADHPDVDKVREAVEIARRKKPDLALDGEFQFDAAFDAGVGERKAPGSPVAGKANVYVFPDLGAGNIGYKITQRVGGAEAFGPVLQGLRLPANDLSRGADWEDIANVATITAIQAGAV encoded by the coding sequence ATGCCTGACCGCTTTTCGTTTTCCGACCTCCATGACCGTGCGCGCGCGCTCAAGAAGCGGATCGCGCTGCCCGAAGGCGAGGACCCCCGCACGATCCGCGCGGCGGCGTGGCTAGCCGAGCACGAGGTCGTCCGCCCCCTCCTGATCGGCCGGGAGGCTCAGATCCGCGCCGAGGCCGACCGCCTCGGCGTCTCGCTGCCCCACTCCGTCCCGATCGTCGACCCGGCCCAGAGCGAGCGGTCTCAGACCTATGCGCAGGCCCTCTTCCAGAAGAGGAAGCACAAGGGGCTGACGTACGAGCAGGCCGGCGAGTGGACGCAGGACGTCCTCTACTTCGGCGACCTCATGGTCGACGCGGGCGACGCCGACGGCTGCGTGGCCGGCGCGGCCCACCCGTCGCCCGACGTGATCCGCGCGGCGATCCACGTGCTGGGCGTGGCCGAGGGCTCGGCGCTCGTCTCGTCGTTCTTCCTGATGGTGCTCCCCGACGGTCGCCCGCTCACGTACGCCGACTGCGGGGTCAACGCCGACCCGTCGGCGGAGCAACTCGCATCCATCGGCCTCGACGCGGCGGCGAACCATCGGTTTCTGACCGGACAGGAGCCAGTCGTCGCGTTCCTGTCCTTCTCGACGAAGGGCTCGGCCGATCACCCGGATGTCGACAAGGTCCGGGAGGCCGTCGAGATCGCGCGGAGGAAGAAGCCGGACCTCGCCCTCGACGGCGAGTTCCAGTTCGACGCGGCCTTCGACGCGGGCGTGGGCGAACGGAAGGCGCCAGGAAGTCCGGTCGCCGGGAAGGCCAACGTGTACGTCTTCCCCGATCTCGGCGCGGGCAACATCGGCTACAAGATCACCCAGCGCGTCGGCGGGGCCGAGGCGTTCGGGCCTGTGCTCCAGGGGCTCCGGTTGCCGGCGAACGACCTGTCGCGAGGGGCCGACTGGGAGGACATCGCGAACGTGGCGACGATCACGGCGATTCAGGCCGGAGCCGTATAG
- a CDS encoding nitrilase-related carbon-nitrogen hydrolase, with translation MIISCIQTGPTKGHTQANKDAVEERVLAADADLVVLPELFASGYFFDSTEQAAALAESVPDGPTTHRLHSWARATGATIVAGLPERDGDALYNSAVVVTPNGWLGTYRKTHLFYEETLHFEPGADGFKVWTVTDRNRRSYRLGVMICFDWFFPESARTLALNGADVIAHPSNLVLPHCPTAMPIRALENGVFTATANRVGTESNGAESLTFIGRSVICSPSADVLASAPEAEEAVIRAEIDPHAARETALNPYNDRHRDRRPQLYVR, from the coding sequence ATGATCATCTCTTGCATTCAGACCGGGCCAACAAAAGGCCACACGCAGGCCAACAAGGATGCTGTGGAGGAGAGGGTCCTCGCTGCCGACGCTGACCTCGTCGTCCTGCCCGAGCTGTTCGCGAGCGGATATTTCTTCGACTCGACGGAGCAGGCCGCCGCACTCGCCGAGTCGGTCCCGGACGGGCCGACGACGCATCGGCTCCACTCGTGGGCGCGAGCGACGGGCGCGACGATCGTGGCTGGGCTCCCGGAACGCGATGGCGACGCCCTCTACAACAGCGCCGTCGTCGTGACCCCGAACGGCTGGCTCGGGACGTACCGAAAGACGCACCTGTTCTACGAGGAGACCCTGCACTTCGAGCCTGGGGCGGACGGCTTCAAGGTGTGGACCGTCACGGACCGGAACCGCCGGAGCTACCGGCTCGGCGTCATGATCTGCTTCGACTGGTTCTTCCCGGAGTCGGCGCGGACGCTCGCGCTGAACGGCGCGGACGTCATCGCGCACCCGTCGAACCTCGTCCTGCCGCACTGCCCAACCGCCATGCCGATCCGCGCCCTCGAGAACGGCGTGTTCACGGCCACGGCCAACCGCGTCGGGACCGAGTCGAACGGCGCGGAGTCGCTGACGTTCATCGGCCGCAGTGTGATCTGCTCGCCGTCGGCCGACGTGCTCGCCTCGGCGCCCGAGGCGGAGGAGGCCGTGATCCGGGCGGAGATCGACCCGCACGCAGCGCGGGAGACGGCGCTCAACCCCTACAACGACCGGCACCGGGACCGCCGGCCACAGCTGTACGTCCGCTAA
- a CDS encoding phosphoribosylaminoimidazolesuccinocarboxamide synthase: MTLPPPLATTDLDLGPKYQGKVRDTYDLGDGRLVLVTTDRISAFDHVLRQAIPLKGQVLNRLAAHWFERTGDVAPNHVLSVPDPNVTVGVKCEALPIEFVVRGYLAGHAWRVYRGGGRELCGEALPDGLRESERLPAPILTPATKAEEGHDEDIRRADIVARGLLDQETLDEAAALALALFQRGTEIATERGLLLVDTKYEFGRAPDGRLHVIDEVHTPDSSRYYYAEGYEERLSAGEPQRQLSKEFVREWLMDHGFQGRSGEALPDLPPSFVEEVSARYVELYETVTGESFEPDLSPEPEARIRYALEALS; this comes from the coding sequence GTGACGCTCCCGCCGCCGCTCGCGACGACCGACCTCGACCTCGGTCCGAAGTACCAGGGCAAGGTCCGCGACACCTACGACCTCGGCGATGGCCGGCTCGTGCTCGTCACGACCGATCGGATCTCGGCGTTCGACCACGTCCTCCGTCAGGCGATCCCACTCAAGGGCCAGGTGCTCAACCGACTCGCCGCGCACTGGTTCGAGCGGACGGGCGATGTCGCGCCGAACCACGTCCTGAGCGTCCCCGACCCGAACGTGACGGTTGGGGTGAAGTGCGAGGCCCTGCCGATCGAGTTCGTCGTCCGCGGCTACCTCGCCGGACACGCCTGGCGCGTCTACCGAGGCGGAGGGCGTGAGCTCTGTGGCGAGGCGCTGCCCGACGGCCTCCGCGAGTCCGAACGGCTCCCGGCGCCGATCCTGACGCCGGCGACGAAGGCCGAGGAGGGCCATGACGAGGACATCCGCCGAGCCGACATCGTCGCTCGCGGGCTCCTCGATCAGGAGACCCTGGACGAGGCAGCGGCTCTCGCACTGGCGCTGTTCCAGCGGGGAACCGAGATCGCGACCGAGCGAGGCCTGCTTCTCGTCGACACCAAGTACGAGTTCGGTCGCGCCCCGGACGGTCGCCTCCACGTGATCGACGAGGTCCACACCCCCGACTCGTCCCGGTATTACTACGCCGAGGGGTACGAAGAGCGCCTGTCAGCTGGTGAGCCGCAGCGTCAGCTCTCGAAAGAGTTCGTGCGCGAGTGGCTGATGGACCACGGCTTCCAAGGACGAAGCGGCGAGGCGCTCCCTGATCTGCCCCCCTCGTTCGTCGAAGAGGTCAGCGCGCGCTATGTCGAACTCTACGAGACGGTTACGGGAGAGAGCTTCGAGCCGGACCTCAGCCCGGAGCCGGAAGCGCGCATCCGGTACGCGCTGGAGGCGTTGAGTTGA
- a CDS encoding LacI family DNA-binding transcriptional regulator codes for MPDRSPNTRPTIYDVADEAGVAISTVSRVLNGSNEVSDATRSRVQAAIRKLQFQPQRIARKLAQQSTTSIAVALPSATSMFFVEMLKGVKDALRDEDIDLLLCNLGSGQPYPTLQRFLNRGAVDGLLLMSLPVEGDIAEQLLSFQAPVVLLGSRCTGLDAYWWDDREGSQMATTYLIEQGHRRIGLVTAQAWSYNASPRLDGYKAALEEAGIPYDPDLVVTGQTTKHAGYSEESGSEAMEELMGLDDRPTAVFASADVQAYGAWSWARDHGLVVPRDVSIVGYDDLKLSRFLDLTTVTQGMQQAGFDATKRLLTRLRSRDVADRIDIQLPLSLAVRGSTGAVPST; via the coding sequence ATGCCCGATCGTTCCCCGAACACGCGGCCCACGATCTACGACGTCGCCGACGAGGCCGGCGTCGCCATCTCCACGGTCTCCCGGGTTCTCAACGGGTCCAACGAGGTCTCCGACGCGACCCGGAGCCGCGTCCAGGCCGCCATCCGCAAGCTCCAGTTCCAGCCCCAGCGGATCGCCCGGAAGCTCGCCCAGCAGTCGACGACCTCGATCGCCGTCGCGCTGCCCTCGGCCACCTCGATGTTCTTCGTGGAGATGCTGAAGGGCGTCAAGGACGCGCTCCGGGACGAGGACATCGACCTCCTCCTGTGCAACCTCGGTTCGGGCCAGCCCTACCCGACGCTCCAGCGGTTCCTCAACCGCGGGGCCGTCGACGGGCTCCTACTGATGTCGCTTCCCGTCGAGGGCGACATCGCCGAGCAGCTCCTCTCGTTCCAGGCGCCGGTCGTCCTCTTGGGGAGCCGCTGCACGGGGCTCGACGCCTACTGGTGGGACGACCGCGAGGGATCCCAGATGGCGACGACGTACCTCATCGAACAGGGGCACCGACGGATCGGTCTCGTCACGGCGCAGGCCTGGAGCTACAACGCGAGCCCCCGCCTCGACGGCTACAAGGCCGCGCTCGAAGAGGCCGGCATCCCGTACGATCCGGACCTCGTCGTCACCGGCCAGACGACCAAGCACGCTGGCTATTCGGAGGAATCCGGCTCCGAAGCGATGGAAGAGCTCATGGGCTTGGACGACCGGCCCACGGCCGTCTTCGCGTCGGCCGACGTCCAGGCCTATGGCGCCTGGTCGTGGGCGCGTGACCACGGCCTCGTCGTCCCTCGCGACGTCTCGATCGTGGGCTACGACGACCTCAAGCTCAGCCGCTTCCTCGACCTCACGACCGTCACGCAGGGGATGCAGCAGGCCGGATTCGACGCCACGAAGCGCCTCCTGACGCGGCTCCGTTCTCGCGACGTTGCCGACCGGATCGACATCCAGCTCCCGCTGTCGCTCGCCGTCCGCGGCTCCACCGGCGCCGTGCCCTCGACGTGA
- a CDS encoding bifunctional hydroxymethylpyrimidine kinase/phosphomethylpyrimidine kinase, protein MPLSPVAVVGATYTVSERGLAADVLAARALGLAPLPICTSIVVASGGRVTDVTDVPVDTVIAQLEHLEAAGPVRGVKIGVLGSDKTAAAVLDRVRSMDVPVVLDVVASGPSGETVLEARGIDAVADRLGAATLVTLSKADAELVTNTQIESLDDAQVAAQRLHNRGAAAVVIRCGSLPYRFYDAADDPGSDAGRPFFADLYYDGEDFALFEAPLLDAHPDGASSAFALAALSGLVSGRPVEEALQLAKRFATDAVRHATEVEGHAPRLHVGPSSHS, encoded by the coding sequence ATGCCCCTCTCCCCCGTCGCCGTCGTCGGCGCCACCTACACCGTCAGCGAACGCGGCCTCGCGGCCGACGTGCTCGCCGCCCGGGCGCTCGGTCTCGCTCCCCTCCCGATCTGCACGTCGATCGTCGTCGCCAGCGGGGGACGGGTGACCGACGTCACGGACGTCCCGGTCGACACCGTGATCGCGCAACTCGAACACCTCGAGGCGGCCGGCCCGGTGCGGGGCGTCAAGATCGGCGTGCTCGGCAGCGACAAAACAGCGGCCGCGGTCCTCGACCGGGTCCGGAGCATGGACGTGCCGGTCGTTCTGGACGTGGTCGCCTCGGGGCCGAGTGGGGAGACCGTCCTGGAAGCGCGCGGAATCGACGCCGTCGCCGACCGCCTCGGTGCGGCGACGCTCGTGACGCTCTCGAAGGCGGACGCCGAGCTGGTCACGAACACGCAGATCGAGTCGCTGGACGACGCTCAAGTCGCGGCCCAGCGGCTCCACAACCGCGGCGCGGCGGCCGTCGTGATCCGGTGTGGGAGTCTTCCCTATCGCTTTTACGACGCCGCCGACGACCCCGGCTCCGACGCCGGGCGTCCGTTCTTCGCCGACCTCTACTACGACGGCGAGGACTTCGCGCTCTTCGAGGCACCGTTGCTCGACGCCCACCCCGACGGCGCGTCCAGCGCGTTCGCGCTCGCGGCGCTGTCAGGCCTCGTCTCCGGCCGACCGGTCGAGGAGGCGCTCCAACTCGCGAAGCGGTTCGCGACCGACGCGGTCCGGCACGCGACCGAGGTGGAGGGACACGCGCCTCGGCTGCACGTCGGGCCCTCTTCACATTCGTAA
- a CDS encoding ABC transporter ATP-binding protein gives MARVTLDKLRKVYDNGYEAVHDVSLDIDDGEFVVLVGPSGCGKSTTLRMVAGLESISSGTLQIGDRVVNDVAPKDRDIAMVFQNYALYPHMDVFDNMAFGLKLRKLPKPEIRQRVESAAATLGLEGVLDRKPKALSGGQRQRVALGRAIVRDPAVFLFDEPLSNLDAKLRVQTRTEISKLHRDLGATMLYVTHDQVEAMTMGDRIVVLHDGFVQQVAPPLELYNHPANMFVAGFIGSPAMNFVSGALDGSRFTSDSGTVIVDVGPNPPIQGPVTLGIRPEDLYTPEVSPAAKRLSDPFRGTVEVEEPMGNEVVAYVRLDPDNRLVARLEPQQLPGGDRAAELRMDLDKIHLFDPETGQALSA, from the coding sequence ATGGCCCGCGTCACGCTCGACAAGCTCCGAAAGGTCTACGACAACGGCTACGAGGCCGTCCACGACGTGAGTCTCGACATCGACGATGGCGAGTTCGTCGTCCTCGTCGGCCCCTCGGGCTGCGGCAAGAGCACCACCCTCCGGATGGTGGCCGGCCTTGAGTCGATCTCATCGGGCACGCTCCAGATCGGGGACCGCGTCGTGAACGACGTCGCGCCGAAGGACCGGGACATCGCGATGGTCTTCCAGAACTACGCGCTCTACCCGCACATGGACGTATTCGACAACATGGCGTTCGGGCTGAAGCTTCGGAAGCTCCCGAAGCCAGAGATCCGCCAGCGCGTGGAGTCCGCAGCGGCGACGCTCGGTCTCGAGGGCGTCCTCGACCGGAAGCCGAAAGCCCTCTCGGGCGGTCAGCGCCAGCGCGTCGCCCTCGGCCGCGCCATCGTCCGTGACCCGGCGGTCTTCCTGTTCGACGAGCCGCTGTCGAACCTGGACGCCAAGCTCCGGGTCCAAACGCGGACGGAGATCTCGAAGCTCCACCGTGACCTCGGCGCGACCATGCTGTACGTCACGCACGACCAGGTCGAGGCGATGACGATGGGCGACCGGATCGTCGTGCTCCACGACGGGTTCGTGCAGCAGGTCGCGCCGCCGTTGGAGCTGTACAACCACCCGGCCAACATGTTCGTCGCGGGTTTCATCGGGAGCCCCGCGATGAACTTCGTCTCCGGGGCACTCGATGGCTCGCGTTTCACGTCCGACTCAGGGACCGTTATTGTTGATGTCGGCCCCAACCCGCCCATTCAGGGACCCGTGACGCTCGGAATCCGGCCCGAAGACCTCTACACACCCGAGGTCTCGCCCGCGGCGAAGCGCCTGTCGGACCCGTTCAGGGGGACCGTCGAGGTCGAGGAGCCAATGGGCAACGAGGTGGTCGCGTATGTGCGGCTCGATCCCGATAATCGCTTGGTCGCCAGGCTAGAGCCCCAGCAACTACCGGGCGGAGATCGCGCGGCTGAACTCCGGATGGACCTCGACAAGATTCACCTCTTCGACCCGGAGACCGGGCAGGCACTCTCGGCGTAG
- a CDS encoding tyrosine-type recombinase/integrase: MDSHDRALPASVDAGTHAKLGRAFTAQSDLVPLYLLRYDRENTRRAYAKDLETFFGCETVTLEMAASVTFTDVNEALQTLESDGKSPATQRRFLASLRGFFGWLAALGFIDLNPADRHLVRRIPKTSDADQLVTVLTREQAARMLGAIDMTKPSGARNFALVTTLLHCVLRRSEASDMDVEDIGMAGEHTILRLKRAKGGANQTVKVPDHVAGVLRDFIRSSGYHSGPVWRSLSTNHSHGKRLSGSAIYKIVRSLGRQAGIQERVGAHTLRHTGCTLAIEGGASLQQVQAHARHKNIETTMRYVHQRDRLANSAADFIDL; encoded by the coding sequence ATGGACTCTCACGATCGCGCCCTCCCGGCGAGCGTCGACGCCGGAACCCACGCTAAGCTGGGCCGCGCCTTCACGGCCCAGTCCGACCTCGTTCCGCTGTACCTGTTGCGCTACGACCGGGAGAACACCCGGCGCGCGTATGCCAAAGACCTAGAGACTTTCTTCGGGTGCGAAACGGTCACGCTGGAGATGGCGGCGTCCGTCACGTTTACGGACGTAAACGAAGCGCTGCAGACTCTAGAATCTGACGGCAAGAGCCCCGCGACACAGAGGCGATTCCTCGCGTCGCTCCGGGGGTTCTTTGGCTGGCTGGCCGCGCTGGGATTCATCGACTTGAATCCGGCCGACCGGCACCTGGTCCGCCGCATTCCCAAAACGTCCGATGCGGACCAGCTCGTGACGGTGCTGACGCGCGAACAGGCGGCGCGAATGCTCGGTGCGATCGACATGACGAAGCCTTCGGGTGCCCGCAATTTCGCTCTCGTGACGACGCTGCTTCACTGCGTACTGCGTCGTTCGGAGGCCTCGGACATGGATGTTGAGGATATCGGCATGGCTGGCGAGCACACAATTCTTCGGCTCAAGCGTGCCAAGGGCGGCGCGAACCAGACGGTCAAGGTTCCGGACCACGTAGCCGGAGTGCTGCGTGACTTTATACGGTCAAGTGGATACCACAGTGGACCGGTGTGGCGCTCGTTGTCAACAAACCATAGTCACGGCAAACGCCTGTCTGGATCTGCCATCTATAAGATTGTCCGGTCGCTCGGCCGGCAGGCTGGGATCCAGGAACGAGTCGGTGCTCACACCCTCCGTCACACGGGCTGCACGCTCGCCATTGAGGGCGGCGCATCTCTGCAGCAAGTTCAGGCTCACGCTCGCCACAAAAACATAGAGACCACCATGCGCTACGTTCATCAACGGGACCGGCTGGCGAACAGCGCCGCGGACTTCATCGACCTTTAG
- a CDS encoding phytoene desaturase family protein, with protein MDYDLIVVGAGHNALISAAYAAKAGYRVGVFERRYIVGGAVSTVEQVPGYQFDLGGSAHILIRLTPIVEELGLDEYGLEYLELDPLFFAPYEDGSSLFIYRDVDRTCEHIEAQFPGEGDRYRRFVETWAPFSQTVRDVFLSTPSPLELGKRFAFGSSAQVDWQNALSVIMRPYGEVVDQYFTEEKVKAPLVWMAAQSGPPPTEAMSAPFLLWHPLYHESGIARPRGGSGGLTKALAAMIRAHGGEVRTSSPVDRLLVRNGRAEGVEVAGECITARAVLSGTHILETLDRLLPSEHRPAEADQMRVGNGFGAILRLALDKPVEYAAAPGIESRTALQLICRDRQQIHDAYADYLKGQPAEDPPIVGMSFSAVDPTLAPPGGEVLWLWAQYFPYEMTGGRTWDAIEEEVADRILDTFEPYAPGTKASVVGSLFQHPLWLERELGLFRGNVMHLEMTIDQMFALRPSMNLSDYRGPVDGLFLTGASMHPGGGIMGASGRNAARVVLNFLESKR; from the coding sequence ATGGACTACGACCTGATCGTCGTTGGCGCCGGCCACAACGCGCTCATCTCCGCAGCCTATGCGGCGAAGGCGGGCTACCGGGTCGGCGTCTTCGAACGGCGGTACATCGTCGGCGGCGCCGTCTCGACCGTCGAGCAGGTGCCTGGGTACCAGTTCGACCTCGGCGGTTCTGCTCACATCCTCATTCGCCTGACCCCGATCGTCGAGGAGCTGGGCCTCGACGAGTACGGACTCGAGTACCTCGAGCTCGACCCGCTGTTCTTCGCTCCGTACGAAGACGGGTCGTCACTCTTCATCTATCGAGACGTCGACCGGACCTGCGAGCACATCGAGGCGCAGTTCCCCGGAGAAGGCGATCGCTACCGGCGGTTCGTCGAGACGTGGGCGCCGTTTTCCCAAACCGTGCGAGACGTTTTTCTGTCGACGCCCAGCCCACTCGAGCTTGGGAAGCGGTTCGCGTTCGGGAGTTCGGCCCAAGTCGACTGGCAGAACGCGTTGTCTGTGATCATGCGGCCATACGGTGAAGTCGTCGATCAGTACTTCACGGAGGAGAAGGTGAAGGCGCCGCTCGTGTGGATGGCTGCGCAGAGCGGCCCCCCTCCTACCGAGGCCATGAGTGCGCCCTTCCTCTTGTGGCACCCCTTGTATCACGAGAGCGGGATCGCCCGGCCTCGGGGCGGATCTGGAGGGCTCACGAAAGCGCTGGCGGCGATGATCCGTGCTCACGGGGGTGAGGTCCGTACGTCGTCCCCAGTGGACCGTCTTCTCGTTCGCAACGGGCGTGCCGAGGGCGTGGAGGTCGCTGGCGAATGCATTACCGCTCGTGCCGTTCTATCGGGGACCCACATCCTCGAGACGCTCGACCGGCTCCTGCCGAGCGAGCACCGTCCCGCCGAGGCCGACCAGATGCGGGTTGGAAACGGGTTCGGGGCCATCCTTCGCCTCGCGCTCGACAAACCTGTGGAGTACGCGGCGGCGCCGGGTATCGAGTCGCGGACGGCGCTCCAACTCATCTGCCGAGACCGCCAGCAGATCCATGACGCCTACGCCGATTACCTCAAGGGCCAGCCGGCCGAGGATCCTCCGATCGTCGGGATGAGCTTCTCCGCAGTCGACCCGACGCTGGCGCCGCCGGGCGGGGAGGTGTTGTGGCTCTGGGCCCAGTACTTCCCTTATGAAATGACCGGCGGTCGGACGTGGGACGCCATCGAGGAGGAGGTGGCCGATCGGATCCTGGACACGTTCGAACCCTACGCACCCGGCACCAAGGCGTCGGTGGTCGGTTCCCTCTTCCAGCACCCCCTCTGGCTGGAGCGCGAGCTCGGGCTGTTCCGCGGGAACGTGATGCACCTCGAGATGACGATCGACCAGATGTTTGCGCTGCGCCCCTCGATGAATCTTAGCGACTATCGGGGCCCCGTCGACGGGCTCTTCCTCACCGGGGCCAGCATGCACCCGGGAGGTGGCATAATGGGGGCATCTGGACGGAATGCCGCCCGGGTGGTTCTTAACTTTCTCGAGTCGAAGCGATGA
- the moeB gene encoding molybdopterin-synthase adenylyltransferase MoeB, which produces MSSTDSLRYSRQIRLPDVGLEGQKRLAKAAVLVVGAGGLGAPALHQLAASGVGRVGFAEFDHVDVTNLHRQTLYSTSDVGRAKADAARERLEAINPEVTIEAHSLRLGTDNAEALLAGYDLVLDGSDTFATRYVVNDASVRTQTPNVFASVSQFSGQISVFGTETGPCYRCLFPEPPPPDLIPNCEEGGVLGVVPSLFGTLQAAEALKWILGIGDPLVGRLLMIDALAMEVREIVVDRDPECSACGSPQHRRTSVAADPGPAEITVPELRSLLDSAPPVLVDVREATEHHAGNIGGRLIPLGQLDVRAFELDDVRDSDIVVYCASGGRSAVGARMLRERGLRARSLRGGMEAWNALS; this is translated from the coding sequence ATGAGTTCCACAGACTCCCTGCGCTACTCGCGACAGATCCGCCTCCCGGACGTAGGCCTCGAGGGTCAGAAACGGCTCGCCAAGGCCGCCGTCCTCGTCGTCGGCGCCGGCGGGCTGGGCGCGCCGGCGTTGCACCAACTGGCGGCATCCGGCGTCGGGCGTGTGGGGTTCGCCGAGTTCGACCACGTCGACGTCACGAACCTCCACCGACAGACGCTCTACTCGACGAGCGACGTGGGCCGTGCGAAAGCGGACGCGGCCCGGGAGCGGTTGGAGGCCATCAACCCGGAGGTCACCATCGAGGCCCACTCCCTCCGCCTCGGCACCGACAACGCCGAGGCGCTCCTCGCGGGGTACGACCTCGTCCTCGACGGCTCGGACACGTTCGCGACACGCTACGTCGTGAACGACGCCTCGGTGCGGACGCAGACGCCCAACGTGTTCGCCTCGGTCAGCCAGTTTTCGGGGCAGATCTCCGTCTTCGGGACGGAAACCGGGCCGTGCTACCGGTGCCTGTTTCCGGAGCCGCCCCCTCCAGACCTGATCCCCAACTGCGAAGAAGGCGGGGTCTTGGGCGTCGTGCCGTCTCTTTTCGGGACGCTTCAGGCGGCGGAGGCGCTAAAGTGGATCCTTGGAATTGGGGACCCGCTGGTGGGCCGCCTGCTCATGATCGACGCTCTGGCGATGGAGGTCCGAGAGATCGTGGTAGACCGCGATCCCGAGTGCTCCGCTTGTGGCTCCCCGCAGCACCGCCGCACGTCGGTGGCAGCAGATCCGGGCCCTGCAGAGATCACGGTCCCAGAACTTCGGTCCCTTCTCGACTCGGCGCCCCCCGTCCTCGTTGATGTGCGCGAGGCAACCGAACACCACGCAGGCAACATCGGCGGCCGACTGATCCCACTCGGTCAGCTCGACGTCCGCGCATTTGAGCTCGACGACGTACGTGACAGCGACATCGTGGTGTACTGCGCCTCCGGGGGGCGCTCTGCGGTCGGGGCCCGGATGCTCAGGGAGCGCGGCCTTCGTGCACGATCGCTCCGTGGCGGTATGGAGGCGTGGAACGCCCTCTCGTGA